From one Amphiura filiformis chromosome 13, Afil_fr2py, whole genome shotgun sequence genomic stretch:
- the LOC140167241 gene encoding cytochrome P450 2J6-like encodes MLCLYFEFILPFIKVKAILAFITITLLSFHLKRRKNLPPGPRSIPLLGNLPILAINSYRTGKEPTKLLTEMAKKYGEVFSLKIGTKLMVVVNGCGSIKEAFKNQHMNDRPESDILKETEFDEAIGNASGKLWKYQRTFILSAFRTFGVGRSRFEGNIIKEAETLVDEIRAKKDTPFDPHVLVGNCISNIICSVVFGKRYDHSDPEFKRLALALSTLAADVGSGASLVFLPFAKYIFPRQYKNAISDYSVVKQVLQRHADDHQRNFDQNNIKDIIDVFLSEIDLVKKENDDRLRYINLKTLTSSAIFLFFSGSETSVTTLRWTLLYMMTYPEIQAKVQQEIDAVTGRMRMPQWADRLSLPFTEAVLMEIQRIRTVVPLGIPHVASADTKLAGYDIPEGSFIVSNIWALHNDPDVWAEPEQFKPERFLDEDGKLRHREEFMTFSTGHRVCLGENLAKMEIFLFFTYILHSFTLGKPSEMKAPSMEGISGVTFSPRSYELIAKNRK; translated from the exons ATGTTATGCTTATACTTCGAGTTCATTTTACCTTTTATCAAGGTCAAAGCAATTCTGGCATTTATTACTATAACGCTATTATCTTTCCATTTAAAACGACGCAAGAATCTACCACCAGGCCCAAGGAGTATACCTCTGCTTGGAAATCTGCCAATCCTCGCGATAAATAGTTATCGCACTGGCAAAGAACCAACGAAATTACTGACTGAAATGGCGAAGAAGTATGGCGAAGTATTCAGCTTGAAGATTGGTACCAAGTTGATGGTAGTAGTCAATGGATGTGGATCGATCAAAGAAGCGTTTAAGAATCAACACATGAATGATCGACCAGAAAGTGATATTTTAAAAGAAACTGAATTTGATGAAG cCATAGGTAATGCATCTGGTAAATTATGGAAATATCAGCGCACCTTCATACTGAGCGCATTTCGTACCTTTGGTGTAGGGAGAAGCAGATTTGAAGGCAACATAATCAAAGAAGCAGAAACATTGGTTGATGAAATTCGCGCCAAGAAGGACACGCCTTTTGACCCACATGTTCTGGTTGGAAATTGCATATCCAATATAATATGTTCTGTCGTTTTTGGCAAGCGATATGATCATTCTGATCCTGAGTTTAAACGCCTCGCTTTGGCTCTGAGCACACTGGCTGCAGATGTAGGATCAGGAGCATCACTAGTGTTTCTTCCAttcgcaaaatatatttttccGCGACAATACAAAAACGCCATATCTGACTATTCTGTAGTTAAACAAGTCCTTCAACGCCATGCAGACGATCATCAacgaaattttgaccaaaataacataAAGGATATCATCGACGTTTTTCTCAGTGAAATTGATCTTGTGAAGAAAGAAAATGATGATCGCCTCCGTTACATAAACCTAAAAACTCTTACATCATCAGCGATATTTCTCTTCTTTTCTGGCAGCGAAACGTCCGTAACAACATTGCGATGGACTCTTCTTTACATGATGACGTATCCAGAGATTCAGGCTAAGGTTCAGCAAGAAATAGACGCTGTTACAGGTCGTATGCGTATGCCGCAATGGGCCGATAGATTATCACTTCCTTTCACGGAAGCTGTTCTCATGGAGATTCAGCGTATTCGGACGGTGGTCCCGCTTGGGATACCTCACGTGGCTTCCGCAGATACCAAATTAGCCGGCTATGATATACCGGAAGGATCATTTATCGTCTCTAATATTTGGGCTCTACACAATGATCCCGATGTATGGGCAGAGCCGGAGCAATTCAAACCTGAGAGATTCTTGGATGAAGATGGAAAGCTGCGTCATCGAGAAGAGTTCATGACCTTCAGTACAG gTCATCGAGTATGCCTTGGTGAGAATCTTGCCAAAATGGAGATCTTCTTGTTCTTCACCTACATCTTGCACTCATTTACTCTCGGAAAACCATCTGAAATGAAGGCGCCCTCAATGGAAGGTATCAGTGGAGTCACATTCAGTCCAAGATCTTACGAACTTATCGCCAAAAATAGAAAGTGA